The following proteins come from a genomic window of Aquimarina sp. MAR_2010_214:
- a CDS encoding GYDIA family GHMP kinase translates to MKKSFYSHGKLLFTAEYLVLDGACALAIPTKKGQWLLIEESDVPQIIWKSFDQEGNCWFEANLIAEDNTFKQIQNNIEENDISTTLIAILTAAKELNPNFLSSGKGYRVESRLEFHRQWGLGSSSTLINNIAQWAKVDAFTLLEKSFGGSGYDIACAQHDSPILYKRTEGKPIIKTANFNPSFKENLFFIHLNKKQDSKASIKHYQSLPLKDFDNAETTVNEITSKILDCTTLAKFNTLIDLHEEIISKIIKTPTIKSILFSDYPGSIKSLGGWGGDFVLVTGNSSEMSYFKEKGYTTIIPYKEMILE, encoded by the coding sequence ATGAAAAAATCCTTTTATAGCCATGGTAAATTATTGTTTACTGCCGAATATTTGGTATTGGATGGCGCATGTGCTTTAGCTATACCTACTAAAAAAGGGCAATGGTTGTTAATTGAAGAAAGTGATGTTCCTCAAATTATATGGAAAAGCTTTGATCAAGAAGGCAACTGTTGGTTTGAGGCTAATTTAATCGCAGAAGACAATACTTTTAAACAAATTCAAAATAATATTGAAGAAAATGATATCTCTACTACTCTGATTGCCATCCTTACAGCTGCAAAAGAGCTAAATCCTAATTTTCTTTCCTCTGGAAAAGGGTATCGTGTAGAAAGTAGATTAGAGTTTCATAGACAATGGGGACTTGGATCTTCATCTACATTAATTAATAACATTGCGCAGTGGGCAAAAGTAGATGCATTTACTTTACTTGAAAAAAGCTTTGGTGGTAGTGGGTATGATATTGCATGTGCTCAACATGATTCTCCTATTTTATATAAACGCACCGAAGGCAAACCAATTATAAAAACTGCTAATTTCAATCCTTCTTTTAAAGAGAATCTATTTTTCATTCATTTAAACAAAAAACAGGACAGTAAAGCTTCTATCAAGCATTATCAATCACTACCGCTAAAGGATTTTGATAATGCAGAAACTACAGTGAATGAAATTACTTCTAAAATATTAGATTGCACTACTCTTGCCAAGTTTAATACCTTAATCGATTTACACGAAGAAATCATTTCTAAAATTATTAAGACTCCAACAATAAAATCTATCTTATTCTCTGATTATCCTGGTAGTATTAAAAGTCTTGGGGGTTGGGGTGGAGATTTTGTCCTGGTTACCGGAAATTCTTCAGAAATGTCTTATTTCAAAGAAAAAGGATACACTACAATTATACCTTATAAGGAAATGATATTAGAGTAG
- a CDS encoding hydroxymethylglutaryl-CoA reductase, degradative, with the protein MAPVVSGFSKLSKADKIKWLAKHHFNDDQNAIDTLVTYWNSDDGLQKLHDEFTENTISNYYLPFSVAPNFLINNKRYTLPMTIEESSVVAAASKAAKFWQTRGGFKAEVLSTIKVGQVHFTYTGNSEKLQQFFSIVKSKILTSVSHMTKNMEKRGGGVIDIELRDKTTEIDNYYQLHCTFETADAMGANFINSCLEQFAKTIVIEAKEYQDFSTAEKDIEIIMSILSNYVPQCLVKASVSCDIKDLPNTSSLSSLQYAKKFVRAVRIAEIEPYRAVTHNKGIMNGIDAVVLATGNDFRAIEAGAHAYASRNGKYTSLTHAEIQNDILTFSIKLPLALGTVGGLTSLHPLVKLALQLLEKPNAKKLMEITAVAGLAQNFAAINSLITTGIQQGHMKMHLMNILNQFKATEDEKKQLIKYFETNAVTHSEVVTQIEKLRT; encoded by the coding sequence ATGGCACCTGTAGTTTCTGGGTTTTCTAAACTTTCTAAAGCTGATAAAATCAAATGGTTGGCAAAACACCATTTTAATGATGATCAAAATGCAATAGACACTTTAGTAACCTACTGGAATTCTGATGACGGGCTTCAAAAGCTTCATGATGAGTTTACTGAAAATACTATCTCTAATTATTACCTGCCTTTTTCGGTAGCTCCAAATTTTCTCATTAACAATAAGCGATATACGCTGCCTATGACCATCGAAGAAAGTTCTGTGGTTGCTGCAGCGAGCAAGGCTGCTAAATTTTGGCAAACGCGAGGTGGGTTTAAAGCCGAAGTATTATCAACTATAAAAGTTGGACAAGTACATTTTACATATACCGGAAACTCTGAAAAACTACAGCAATTTTTCTCTATAGTAAAATCCAAAATACTAACCTCTGTATCCCATATGACTAAGAATATGGAAAAGCGAGGTGGAGGAGTAATTGATATTGAACTTCGTGACAAAACCACAGAAATTGATAACTACTATCAATTGCATTGCACTTTTGAAACTGCAGATGCTATGGGAGCTAATTTTATTAATTCTTGTTTGGAGCAGTTTGCAAAGACAATAGTCATAGAAGCAAAAGAATATCAAGATTTTTCTACTGCCGAAAAGGATATTGAGATTATCATGAGTATTCTCTCTAATTATGTTCCACAATGTTTAGTAAAAGCTTCTGTATCTTGTGATATTAAAGATTTACCCAATACCTCATCACTTTCTTCTCTGCAATATGCCAAAAAATTTGTGAGAGCAGTACGTATTGCTGAGATTGAGCCTTACCGTGCAGTAACACACAACAAAGGAATCATGAATGGCATTGATGCCGTAGTATTAGCCACCGGGAATGATTTTAGAGCAATAGAAGCAGGAGCGCATGCATACGCATCAAGAAATGGCAAATATACCAGCCTTACTCATGCTGAAATACAAAATGATATTTTAACTTTCTCTATCAAATTACCTCTTGCGCTAGGTACCGTAGGTGGGCTAACCTCTCTTCACCCTTTGGTTAAATTGGCATTGCAGCTTCTTGAAAAACCTAATGCTAAAAAACTAATGGAAATAACAGCCGTAGCAGGACTTGCTCAAAATTTTGCGGCCATAAATTCACTGATCACCACAGGAATTCAACAAGGACATATGAAAATGCACTTGATGAATATCCTTAATCAATTTAAAGCTACAGAAGACGAAAAAAAACAGCTTATAAAATATTTTGAAACCAATGCAGTTACCCATAGCGAAGTAGTAACACAGATTGAAAAATTAAGAACTTAA